A window of the Verminephrobacter eiseniae EF01-2 genome harbors these coding sequences:
- a CDS encoding Bug family tripartite tricarboxylate transporter substrate binding protein, translating to MTLVAVLAAAGVSAQDAYPSRTVTMVVPTVAAGTTDLSARMLAQALAPVLGQSVVVDNRGGGGGSIAATAVKRAAPDGYTLLMQYSGYHVITPLITPQKQWEHADFQPVANVLSAPQIIVVRSSLPVKTLADLIAYAKANPGKLNYASAGTGSLQHVTGVMLEQHAGIQMVHVPYGKGTGPALQDLLGDQVDLTFGTAPSFLPHAATGKLRVLAVTGKERLHNLPDVPTTAEAGYPKVDATSWFAVFAPAAVPKPVIDKLSADIRTVVQSTAFRQKALEYGVTADYQNPRQLGDKVQADLASWAPVVKTLKLAAQ from the coding sequence ATGACTTTGGTTGCCGTGCTGGCCGCAGCCGGCGTATCGGCGCAAGACGCCTACCCGAGCCGGACCGTGACCATGGTCGTGCCCACCGTCGCCGCCGGCACCACCGACCTGTCGGCCCGCATGCTGGCCCAGGCGTTGGCGCCGGTGCTGGGCCAGTCGGTGGTGGTGGACAACAGGGGCGGGGGCGGCGGCAGCATCGCCGCCACGGCCGTCAAGCGCGCGGCGCCCGATGGCTACACCTTGCTGATGCAGTATTCCGGCTACCATGTGATCACGCCGCTGATCACCCCGCAAAAACAGTGGGAACATGCGGACTTCCAGCCGGTGGCCAATGTGCTCTCCGCGCCGCAGATCATCGTGGTGCGCAGCAGCCTGCCGGTCAAGACGCTGGCCGATTTGATCGCCTACGCCAAGGCCAACCCCGGCAAACTCAACTACGCCTCTGCGGGCACCGGCTCGCTGCAGCATGTGACGGGCGTGATGCTCGAGCAGCATGCCGGCATCCAAATGGTCCATGTGCCCTACGGCAAGGGCACCGGCCCGGCGCTGCAAGACCTGCTCGGCGACCAGGTGGACCTGACTTTTGGCACCGCGCCGTCGTTCCTGCCCCATGCGGCCACCGGCAAGCTGCGCGTGCTGGCCGTGACCGGCAAGGAGCGCCTGCACAACCTGCCCGATGTGCCCACCACCGCCGAAGCCGGCTACCCCAAGGTGGACGCCACCTCGTGGTTTGCCGTGTTCGCACCGGCCGCAGTGCCGAAGCCCGTGATCGACAAGCTCAGCGCCGACATCCGCACCGTGGTGCAGAGCACGGCCTTCAGGCAAAAGGCGCTTGAGTATGGCGTCACTGCCGACTACCAAAACCCCCGGCAACTGGGCGACAAGGTCCAGGCCGACCTGGCCAGTTGGGCCCCTGTGGTCAAAACCCTGAAACTGGCAGCGCAGTGA
- the earP gene encoding elongation factor P maturation arginine rhamnosyltransferase EarP, whose protein sequence is MTARPIVPPALPALQWDLFCRVIDNLGDIGVCWRLAAQLAARGQRVRLWVSDASALRWMAPGGCPGVEVRAWQAPPPTPDEPAPQVLLEAFGCEIPPEFIAYSANRYRASGQRPVWINLEYLSAQRYVERNHRLPSPISSGPARGWTRWFFYPGFTPATGGLLREPELMQRRQAFDRMAWRKAFAAGDVGDVGDVGDVGGTGAGRRWMSLFCYEPPALAELLAQLRQRPTQLLVTPGRASAALQAALAQTQADRDGPQRPGHRLGRLAIANLQACPQPAFDEMLWACDLNAVRGEDSLVRALWAGQALVWQIYPQHDDAHHAKLQAFLDWLQAPLSLRQFHARWNGLSSAPLQWPDDDRLAEWSACIQAARARLLAQDDLLTQLLGFVASHLAEEGGHARPTINGSCPAPADDPVRESRSSSHRGP, encoded by the coding sequence ATGACCGCCCGACCGATCGTCCCGCCCGCCCTGCCTGCCCTGCAATGGGATTTGTTTTGCCGCGTGATCGACAACCTGGGCGACATCGGCGTCTGCTGGCGTCTGGCGGCGCAGTTGGCGGCGCGCGGCCAGCGCGTGCGCCTGTGGGTTTCTGATGCCTCGGCGCTGCGCTGGATGGCGCCCGGCGGCTGCCCGGGCGTCGAAGTCCGCGCCTGGCAAGCCCCGCCCCCGACCCCCGACGAGCCAGCGCCGCAGGTGCTGCTGGAAGCCTTCGGTTGCGAAATACCCCCTGAATTCATCGCGTACAGCGCCAACCGATACCGCGCCAGCGGCCAAAGGCCCGTATGGATCAATTTGGAATACCTGTCGGCGCAGCGCTATGTCGAGCGCAACCACCGGCTGCCCTCGCCGATTTCGTCGGGTCCGGCCCGGGGCTGGACACGCTGGTTCTTCTACCCCGGCTTTACGCCGGCCACCGGGGGTCTGCTGCGCGAGCCGGAACTGATGCAGCGGCGCCAGGCGTTTGACCGCATGGCGTGGCGCAAAGCCTTTGCTGCAGGCGACGTGGGCGATGTGGGCGACGTGGGCGATGTGGGCGGCACCGGTGCCGGGCGGCGCTGGATGTCCTTGTTCTGCTACGAGCCTCCGGCGCTGGCAGAGCTACTGGCGCAGTTGCGGCAGCGGCCAACGCAGTTGCTGGTGACGCCAGGCCGCGCCAGCGCAGCGCTACAGGCCGCCCTGGCGCAGACACAGGCCGATCGGGACGGCCCGCAGCGCCCGGGCCACCGGCTCGGCCGGCTTGCCATTGCCAACCTGCAAGCCTGCCCCCAACCGGCCTTCGACGAGATGCTCTGGGCCTGCGACTTGAACGCCGTGCGCGGCGAAGACTCACTGGTGCGGGCGCTGTGGGCCGGGCAGGCCCTGGTCTGGCAGATTTACCCGCAGCATGACGACGCCCACCATGCCAAGCTGCAGGCATTTCTCGACTGGCTGCAGGCGCCGCTTTCGCTGCGGCAGTTCCATGCCCGCTGGAACGGACTGTCCAGCGCGCCGCTGCAATGGCCCGACGATGACCGCCTGGCCGAATGGAGCGCCTGCATCCAGGCCGCCCGCGCACGGCTGCTGGCGCAGGACGATTTGCTCACACAGTTGCTGGGCTTCGTCGCGTCGCATCTTGCCGAAGAAGGCGGCCACGCCCGCCCGACGATCAACGGGTCATGCCCAGCGCCTGCAGACGACCCGGTTCGAGAATCTCGATCCAGTAGCCATCGGGGTCCTTGA
- the gloA gene encoding lactoylglutathione lyase encodes MTFTSAFTSEKQPGVADRSAAETRGFVLNHTMLRVKDPAVSLDFYTRVLGMRLLRKLDFPEMKFSLFFLHRAIDGQSIPEEPGARTAWTFSQRGLLELTHNWGTELDPDWHYHDGNAQPQGFGHICFSVPDLDSAIAWFDSNGVAYVKRPEQGKIKNVAFIKDPDGYWIEILEPGRLQALGMTR; translated from the coding sequence ATGACATTCACCAGCGCATTCACCAGCGAAAAGCAGCCTGGCGTTGCCGATCGATCGGCCGCCGAAACCCGGGGCTTCGTGCTCAATCACACCATGCTGCGGGTCAAGGATCCGGCGGTCTCGCTGGACTTCTACACCCGCGTGCTGGGCATGCGCCTGCTGCGCAAGCTCGATTTCCCCGAAATGAAGTTCTCATTGTTCTTTTTGCATCGCGCGATCGACGGGCAGAGCATTCCCGAAGAGCCTGGCGCGCGCACCGCCTGGACTTTTTCCCAGCGGGGTCTGCTGGAACTGACCCACAACTGGGGAACGGAACTCGACCCCGACTGGCACTACCACGACGGCAACGCGCAACCCCAGGGCTTCGGCCACATCTGCTTTTCGGTTCCCGACCTCGACAGCGCCATTGCCTGGTTCGACAGCAACGGCGTGGCATATGTCAAACGGCCGGAGCAGGGAAAAATCAAGAACGTCGCTTTCATCAAGGACCCCGATGGCTACTGGATCGAGATTCTCGAACCGGGTCGTCTGCAGGCGCTGGGCATGACCCGTTGA
- a CDS encoding ribbon-helix-helix domain-containing protein, whose translation MCGFFVKADPIQYEQRTRSVRLHGVLTSIRLENMVWDILAEIAEAEGRTTNTLIAKFHDEILASRGEVPNFASFLRIACMRYLRRLSLPKQIAPPRPTLVSLIPAPVRKHAGGGAIANQEPFQP comes from the coding sequence ATGTGTGGATTCTTTGTCAAGGCCGATCCGATCCAGTATGAGCAGCGGACACGCAGCGTGCGCCTGCACGGGGTGCTGACCAGCATCCGGCTGGAGAACATGGTCTGGGACATCCTGGCCGAAATCGCAGAGGCAGAAGGCCGCACCACCAATACGCTGATCGCCAAGTTTCACGACGAAATCCTGGCCAGCAGAGGCGAGGTGCCAAACTTCGCATCGTTCTTGCGCATCGCCTGCATGCGCTACCTTCGGCGCCTGAGCCTGCCAAAGCAGATAGCGCCGCCCCGGCCCACGCTGGTGTCGCTGATACCGGCGCCAGTGCGCAAGCATGCGGGCGGTGGCGCCATTGCCAACCAAGAACCTTTTCAGCCATGA
- a CDS encoding GMC family oxidoreductase, which translates to MAQFSSSDDSVVVIIGSGAGGGTLANELAHKGIGVVVLEAGALQSSATFVNDEWKSFTQLAWLDNRTTSGTWRVAKDFPNLPAWICKTVGGTTTHWAGASLRLQAHEFKARSHYGAIAGANLMDWPVTLQELEPYYARAEDKMGVTRTNGIAGLPGNNNFKVLSAGAAKLGYKDVHTGNMAINSQPRDDRGRCIQMGFCFQGCKSGAKWSTLYTELPKAEKTGNMELRPESHATRIEHDAAGKATGVVYVDKNGHEQRQRARLVCVAGNAIETPRLLLLSASNLFPDGLANGSGQVGRNYMRHMTGSVYGMFKNPVHMYKGTTMAGIVRDEARHDPRRGFVGGYEIETLALGVPFMAAFLDPGGWGKDFARFMDNYTRLAGMWLVGEDMPRESNRVTLHADLKDQWGSPIPNVHFDDHDNDIAMRNHAFGQGERIYRAAGAIETFRTPPYPSTHNMGTCRMGASAKDSVCNAYGQTHDIPNLFISDGSQFTTGGAENPTLTIVTLAIRQADYIAQQMGSRAI; encoded by the coding sequence ATGGCCCAGTTCTCCAGCAGCGACGACAGCGTCGTCGTCATCATCGGCTCCGGCGCGGGCGGCGGCACACTTGCCAACGAGCTTGCGCACAAAGGCATCGGCGTCGTCGTGCTCGAAGCCGGCGCATTGCAGTCGAGCGCGACCTTCGTCAACGACGAATGGAAGTCCTTCACCCAGTTGGCCTGGCTGGACAATCGCACCACCTCGGGAACTTGGCGCGTGGCCAAGGACTTCCCGAACCTGCCGGCCTGGATCTGCAAGACCGTCGGCGGCACGACCACGCACTGGGCCGGCGCATCGTTGCGCTTGCAGGCGCATGAATTCAAAGCCAGAAGCCACTATGGCGCGATCGCCGGCGCCAACCTGATGGACTGGCCTGTGACGCTCCAGGAACTGGAGCCGTACTACGCCCGGGCCGAAGACAAAATGGGGGTGACCCGCACCAACGGCATTGCGGGTCTGCCGGGAAACAATAACTTCAAGGTGCTCAGCGCCGGCGCGGCCAAGCTGGGCTACAAGGATGTGCACACCGGCAACATGGCCATCAACAGCCAGCCGCGCGACGACCGGGGCCGCTGCATACAGATGGGCTTTTGTTTTCAGGGCTGCAAAAGCGGGGCCAAATGGTCCACGCTGTACACCGAACTGCCCAAGGCCGAAAAGACCGGCAACATGGAGTTGCGCCCCGAAAGCCATGCCACCCGCATCGAGCATGACGCTGCCGGCAAGGCCACGGGCGTGGTCTATGTCGACAAGAATGGGCATGAGCAGCGCCAGCGGGCCCGGCTGGTCTGCGTGGCCGGCAATGCCATCGAAACGCCGCGCCTGTTGCTGCTGTCGGCGTCGAACCTGTTTCCCGACGGCTTGGCCAATGGCTCGGGCCAGGTCGGGCGCAACTACATGCGCCACATGACGGGTTCGGTCTACGGCATGTTCAAAAATCCCGTGCACATGTACAAAGGCACGACCATGGCCGGCATCGTGCGCGACGAAGCGCGCCACGACCCCCGGCGCGGCTTTGTCGGGGGCTACGAGATCGAGACGCTGGCGCTGGGCGTTCCGTTCATGGCGGCATTCCTCGATCCGGGCGGCTGGGGCAAGGACTTCGCCCGTTTCATGGACAACTACACGCGCCTTGCCGGCATGTGGCTGGTCGGCGAGGACATGCCGCGTGAGAGCAACCGCGTGACGCTGCACGCCGACCTGAAGGACCAATGGGGCAGTCCCATCCCGAACGTGCATTTCGACGACCATGACAACGACATCGCGATGCGCAACCACGCATTCGGACAAGGCGAACGCATCTACCGGGCTGCCGGCGCCATCGAGACCTTCCGCACACCGCCGTATCCATCGACGCACAACATGGGCACCTGCCGCATGGGCGCATCGGCCAAGGACAGCGTCTGCAATGCCTACGGCCAGACCCACGACATTCCCAATCTGTTCATTTCCGACGGCAGTCAGTTCACCACCGGCGGCGCGGAGAATCCGACCCTGACCATCGTGACACTGGCCATTCGACAGGCCGATTACATCGCGCAGCAAATGGGCAGCCGCGCGATCTGA
- a CDS encoding dihydrodipicolinate synthase family protein yields MKTIEAKMISHSMPRYRGVYPVVPTTFTESGDLDLESQKRCVDFMVDAGSTGLCILANFSEQFVLSDAEREVLTSTILEHVKGRVPVIVTTTHFGTQVCAQRSRRAQDAGAAMVMVMPPYHGATIRVSEDQIYGFYARLSDAIDIPIMIQDAPVSGTQLSAAFLARMAKEIENVAYFKIETPGTASKLRELIRLGGAAIEGPWDGEEAITLLPDLHAGATGAMTGGAFPDGIRQIMDAWTAGDVEAATQAYQHWLPLINYENRQGGILTAKALMKAGGVIACEAPRHPFPSMHPEVRQGLLETAKRLDPLVLRWGR; encoded by the coding sequence ATGAAAACTATTGAAGCGAAGATGATTTCCCATTCCATGCCCCGATACAGAGGCGTATATCCGGTCGTACCGACGACCTTCACAGAGTCAGGCGATCTGGATTTGGAGAGCCAAAAGCGGTGCGTCGACTTCATGGTCGATGCGGGGTCAACCGGACTCTGCATTCTTGCCAACTTTTCGGAGCAGTTCGTGCTTTCAGACGCCGAGAGGGAAGTCCTTACATCCACCATCTTGGAGCATGTGAAAGGGCGAGTTCCAGTCATCGTGACGACGACACACTTTGGTACGCAGGTTTGCGCACAGCGCAGCCGTCGTGCGCAAGATGCCGGTGCTGCGATGGTGATGGTAATGCCGCCGTATCATGGCGCCACGATCCGCGTGTCTGAAGATCAGATCTATGGGTTCTATGCACGCCTTTCCGACGCCATCGACATTCCCATCATGATCCAGGATGCCCCCGTCAGCGGTACGCAGTTATCGGCGGCATTCTTGGCGCGCATGGCCAAAGAGATTGAAAACGTTGCCTATTTCAAGATCGAGACTCCGGGTACCGCATCCAAGTTGCGTGAGTTGATCCGACTGGGGGGCGCGGCAATTGAGGGACCATGGGATGGAGAAGAGGCGATCACCCTTCTGCCTGATCTGCATGCAGGCGCCACAGGTGCGATGACAGGCGGTGCATTTCCGGATGGTATTCGTCAGATCATGGACGCCTGGACTGCCGGTGATGTCGAGGCAGCCACACAGGCGTACCAGCATTGGCTTCCTCTCATCAACTATGAGAACCGTCAGGGGGGTATTCTCACAGCCAAAGCCTTGATGAAAGCGGGGGGCGTCATTGCTTGCGAGGCTCCGCGCCATCCATTCCCGTCCATGCACCCAGAGGTCCGCCAAGGACTTTTGGAAACGGCCAAGCGCCTGGATCCCCTGGTGCTGCGCTGGGGCCGATAA
- a CDS encoding c-type cytochrome, with the protein MGKSLPRLCALMLASGIANANDVSPHEVGDALSTEDAQAMLSRYARRPQQPWHEPDPATIPAGPDGDAIREGMNLMLHTSQRVGNRAPDESKRLNWNSLNCVNCHQAGPSGLPGTKKFALALVNAVNDYPRFDTKSGKIISLEQRALGMFGSAPVKMTADKPEFQAIMAYLRWLGSEAKPGQAMEGVGLLPMKPIARAADPLRGKVLYANKCQSCHGADATGQRRPDFDSGGGYLFPPLAGNDTYDNAGHMFAIPLLARYIRASMPSGTQADRPQLTPAQALDIAAYINDDSTPRGQDPHRIRLYPDAALRPQGFAIPEHFVNQPKAYRRAKFGPFRNVNENY; encoded by the coding sequence ATGGGCAAATCATTGCCTCGTCTGTGCGCCCTGATGCTGGCGTCAGGGATAGCCAATGCAAACGACGTTTCACCCCACGAGGTCGGTGACGCTTTGTCTACCGAAGACGCACAGGCCATGCTGAGCAGATATGCCCGTCGCCCGCAGCAGCCTTGGCATGAACCAGATCCGGCAACGATCCCGGCAGGCCCGGATGGCGACGCCATTCGAGAGGGTATGAACCTGATGTTGCATACGTCGCAGCGCGTGGGTAACCGCGCGCCTGACGAGAGCAAACGCCTGAACTGGAATAGCTTGAACTGTGTCAACTGTCACCAGGCAGGACCGTCCGGTCTGCCTGGGACCAAAAAATTCGCTCTGGCACTCGTGAATGCCGTCAATGATTACCCGCGATTCGATACCAAGTCCGGAAAAATCATCTCGCTGGAGCAGCGTGCATTGGGCATGTTCGGTTCTGCACCGGTGAAAATGACGGCAGACAAACCGGAATTTCAGGCCATCATGGCCTACTTGCGATGGTTGGGCTCAGAGGCAAAACCAGGGCAGGCGATGGAGGGCGTGGGTTTGCTTCCCATGAAGCCGATCGCGCGGGCCGCAGATCCACTGCGTGGAAAGGTTCTTTACGCAAATAAATGCCAGAGTTGCCACGGTGCTGACGCAACCGGGCAACGCAGGCCTGACTTTGATTCCGGCGGGGGCTATCTATTCCCTCCATTGGCCGGGAACGATACCTATGACAACGCTGGGCACATGTTTGCCATTCCCCTATTGGCGCGTTACATACGAGCGTCCATGCCTTCTGGCACTCAGGCCGACAGGCCGCAGCTGACCCCTGCACAAGCGTTGGATATTGCCGCATATATCAACGACGACAGCACGCCACGCGGCCAAGACCCCCACCGCATCAGACTCTACCCCGATGCCGCGTTGCGGCCACAGGGTTTCGCCATACCGGAGCATTTCGTAAATCAGCCAAAGGCCTATCGGCGTGCCAAGTTCGGCCCATTCAGGAACGTCAATGAAAACTATTGA
- a CDS encoding L-rhamnonate dehydratase: MKIKSVRARIHEWKGKTVPPQGNFCSNAMDMIFDNKASPHAAGADTMNTFRFHCWTVVEVETDDGIVGLGNVALAPRIAKAIIDEYLTPLILGQDPWDYEYLNQRMYRATQAWGRKGVGMAAISAIDIAIWDILGKSVNKPVFKLLGGRTKEKIPCYYSKLYHTDLKEMQAEAQKFKDQGFKAFKMRFGYGPAHGQRGVVENLKSVEAVREVIGYDNDLMLECYMGWNVEYAKRILPKLEKYQPRWLEEPVLADDIDGYAELNQLTSIPISGGEHEFSLYGFKQLLDRKAVSVVQYDTNRVGGITMAHKINALCEAYSVPVIPHAGQMHNYHLTMSSLNCPISEYFPIFDVEIGNELFYYIFDGDPAAENGFLQLDDNKPGLGLTLKTEYLEHFTITE; encoded by the coding sequence ATGAAAATAAAATCTGTCCGCGCACGCATCCATGAATGGAAAGGCAAGACCGTTCCTCCTCAAGGAAATTTCTGCTCCAACGCCATGGATATGATCTTTGACAACAAAGCCAGCCCGCATGCAGCGGGCGCCGATACCATGAACACGTTCCGTTTCCATTGCTGGACGGTTGTGGAGGTGGAGACAGACGATGGCATCGTTGGACTGGGCAACGTGGCCCTGGCTCCGCGTATTGCCAAGGCCATCATCGATGAATACCTGACCCCACTGATCCTGGGGCAGGACCCATGGGACTACGAGTATCTGAATCAGCGCATGTACCGGGCCACTCAGGCTTGGGGGCGCAAGGGCGTAGGCATGGCAGCCATCTCCGCAATCGATATCGCCATTTGGGACATCCTGGGTAAATCCGTGAACAAGCCTGTCTTCAAGTTGTTGGGCGGCCGCACCAAAGAGAAAATCCCCTGCTACTACAGCAAGCTGTACCACACTGATTTGAAGGAGATGCAGGCAGAAGCCCAAAAGTTCAAGGACCAGGGATTCAAAGCCTTCAAAATGCGCTTTGGCTATGGCCCGGCCCATGGCCAGCGGGGTGTGGTTGAAAACCTGAAGTCTGTAGAGGCTGTCCGCGAAGTCATTGGGTATGACAACGACCTGATGCTGGAGTGCTATATGGGCTGGAATGTGGAGTATGCCAAGCGTATTCTGCCCAAACTGGAAAAGTACCAACCGCGCTGGCTGGAAGAGCCTGTCCTCGCCGACGACATCGATGGATACGCCGAGTTGAATCAGCTCACCAGCATCCCGATTTCCGGCGGTGAGCACGAGTTCAGTCTGTATGGGTTCAAGCAGTTGCTGGATCGCAAAGCCGTTTCAGTCGTGCAATACGACACGAACCGGGTGGGTGGCATCACGATGGCGCACAAGATCAATGCGCTTTGCGAAGCCTATAGTGTGCCGGTCATCCCGCACGCTGGACAAATGCACAACTACCACCTCACGATGAGCAGCTTGAATTGTCCCATCAGCGAGTACTTCCCGATTTTTGATGTCGAGATCGGGAACGAGCTGTTCTATTACATCTTTGATGGGGATCCTGCGGCTGAAAACGGCTTCCTGCAGCTCGATGACAACAAGCCCGGACTCGGTTTGACGTTGAAGACCGAGTACCTGGAGCACTTCACCATTACAGAGTAA
- a CDS encoding 4-hydroxythreonine-4-phosphate dehydrogenase PdxA: MKSDMTATSLKPVVTVTLGDPAGIGPELVAKLLSRADLLHLANVVLVGDRWLWKEGQAIAGLKVQTVPVSDFAEVRDRDMLSIPAFLEMDTIQASQVTRSQPGAAAGASVLSVLDRCMDAALAGHIDAITFAPLNKHSMKLGGLKHEDELHHFARHLCVKGYFCEFNTLNDLWTARISSHVPLRDVPKYLDKQRIIDATSLIYQSLQRNGITSPRVAVAGLNPHNGDGGTCGREEIDIIAPAVTALADMGIPVQGPFPADTIFLKARDGELDAIVTMYHDQGQIAIKLMGFSQGVTVQGGLPIPITTPAHGTAFDIAGKGQANVEATANAFKIACRMGLARLQGQVAA; this comes from the coding sequence ATGAAATCTGATATGACAGCAACCTCTCTCAAGCCCGTAGTCACCGTGACACTGGGGGACCCCGCCGGTATTGGTCCTGAATTGGTGGCCAAACTCCTTTCCCGCGCCGACTTGCTGCACCTTGCCAACGTGGTGTTGGTGGGCGACAGATGGTTGTGGAAAGAAGGGCAGGCAATAGCGGGGCTCAAGGTTCAAACCGTGCCGGTGTCTGACTTTGCTGAAGTACGAGACCGGGATATGCTGTCGATTCCAGCATTTTTGGAAATGGACACGATACAGGCGTCGCAAGTGACGAGGTCCCAGCCAGGAGCCGCAGCTGGCGCCTCTGTGCTGTCCGTGCTGGACCGCTGCATGGACGCTGCCCTGGCAGGTCACATCGATGCGATCACCTTCGCGCCGCTGAACAAACACTCCATGAAACTTGGAGGACTCAAGCATGAGGACGAATTGCATCATTTTGCCCGGCACCTGTGCGTCAAGGGTTATTTTTGTGAATTCAACACATTGAATGATTTGTGGACTGCGCGAATTTCTTCGCATGTGCCCTTGAGGGATGTTCCCAAATATCTGGACAAGCAGCGCATCATTGACGCCACGTCGCTGATCTACCAATCATTGCAACGCAACGGCATTACCAGTCCGCGTGTCGCAGTCGCTGGACTCAACCCTCACAACGGTGATGGCGGAACATGTGGCCGGGAAGAAATTGACATCATCGCACCAGCTGTGACCGCTCTCGCGGACATGGGCATCCCTGTGCAAGGCCCTTTTCCAGCTGACACCATCTTCCTCAAAGCGCGTGATGGAGAACTGGATGCGATCGTGACGATGTACCACGACCAGGGCCAAATCGCCATCAAGCTGATGGGTTTCTCCCAGGGAGTAACGGTTCAAGGGGGTCTCCCGATTCCCATTACGACCCCCGCACACGGTACTGCTTTTGATATCGCCGGCAAGGGCCAGGCCAATGTAGAGGCCACAGCCAATGCTTTCAAGATCGCCTGTCGCATGGGCCTGGCCCGATTGCAAGGGCAAGTCGCGGCCTGA
- a CDS encoding ABC transporter substrate-binding protein, with amino-acid sequence MTLATAGFTSHAMADDFLAAARKKVEVATMSKSGWDGPTTGPKASSGKTIVFVAADLKNGGILGVSKGVEEAAAVIGWNVRILDGQGSVSARTAVLNQALALKPDGMVVGGFDTTEQKVAFQNASKAGVPLVGWHSGEKPGPNATAGLFANVTTTADDVSEVAALYAVADSGGKAGVVVFTDSQYAIAVYKARAMEAVIKKCAGCTVLSFEDSPIAESSTRMPQLTTSLLQRFGDKWTHSLAINDLYFDFMGSSLATAGKKGDAAPKAISAGDGSEAAYQRIRSKRYQAGTVPEPLNMQGWQIVDELNRAFNKASWSGYIPKVHLVTAENVGKDGGPKNLFDPDNGYRSAYKKIWAK; translated from the coding sequence ATGACACTGGCCACCGCTGGTTTTACCAGTCACGCCATGGCCGATGATTTCTTGGCTGCTGCCAGGAAGAAAGTCGAAGTCGCGACCATGTCCAAGAGCGGATGGGATGGTCCAACGACGGGTCCCAAGGCATCTTCTGGCAAGACAATCGTCTTTGTCGCCGCCGACTTGAAGAATGGAGGCATCTTGGGTGTTTCCAAAGGTGTGGAGGAAGCCGCTGCCGTCATTGGCTGGAATGTTCGGATTCTCGATGGCCAAGGTTCTGTCAGTGCACGCACGGCGGTATTGAATCAGGCACTCGCCTTGAAGCCCGATGGCATGGTCGTTGGGGGCTTTGACACCACTGAGCAAAAAGTGGCATTTCAGAATGCATCCAAAGCAGGTGTCCCGTTAGTGGGATGGCATTCGGGTGAAAAACCTGGTCCCAACGCAACGGCGGGTCTGTTTGCCAATGTGACAACGACAGCGGACGACGTATCTGAAGTCGCCGCACTGTATGCGGTGGCAGATTCGGGTGGCAAGGCAGGTGTCGTGGTATTTACCGACTCGCAATACGCAATTGCGGTCTACAAGGCGCGCGCGATGGAAGCCGTTATCAAAAAGTGCGCCGGGTGCACGGTTCTGAGCTTTGAAGACAGCCCTATCGCTGAAAGCTCCACGCGCATGCCTCAGTTGACCACCTCGTTGCTGCAGCGCTTTGGCGACAAATGGACACACTCACTGGCCATCAACGATCTGTACTTTGACTTCATGGGTAGCTCCCTGGCCACCGCAGGCAAAAAAGGGGATGCTGCTCCCAAAGCTATTTCTGCCGGTGACGGTTCTGAAGCCGCCTACCAGCGTATTCGCAGCAAGCGCTATCAAGCCGGTACGGTACCAGAGCCGCTCAACATGCAAGGTTGGCAGATCGTGGATGAATTGAACCGCGCTTTCAACAAAGCGAGCTGGTCAGGCTACATCCCCAAAGTGCACTTGGTGACGGCTGAAAACGTAGGCAAAGACGGTGGACCCAAGAACTTGTTCGACCCGGATAACGGCTATCGCAGCGCATACAAAAAAATCTGGGCGAAGTAA